From Vallitalea longa, one genomic window encodes:
- a CDS encoding carbohydrate ABC transporter permease, whose translation MTNIGIKFNPKKFHRSQLKFHIFLTILSIFMALPIIFIFNNAFKPFTELFAYPPRFFVRKPTLENFKLLFNFSAESGIPASRYLFNSIMVTIIVIVLTLLISSSAAFALSKLEFKGKKTFNRINTLALMFVPVAVAIPRFLIIVNLGIFNTYLAHIIPLLAMPIGIFLLKQFIDQLPDELIEAAKIDGASKWRIYLTIILPLIKPPLVTVAILTFQTSWGNVEGSNIFVDREALRTLPFYMNTLVSGSGNIVAGAGMSAVAALIMFVPNLVLFIILQNKVMDSMAHTGIKN comes from the coding sequence ATGACGAACATCGGAATCAAATTCAATCCTAAGAAGTTCCACCGTAGTCAATTGAAGTTTCATATATTCTTAACTATATTATCAATTTTCATGGCACTGCCTATAATATTTATTTTTAACAATGCATTCAAACCTTTTACGGAATTATTTGCATATCCACCTAGATTTTTCGTTAGAAAACCTACTCTGGAGAATTTCAAGCTGCTGTTCAATTTTTCGGCTGAATCAGGAATACCTGCATCAAGGTATCTGTTCAACAGTATCATGGTAACTATCATTGTTATAGTACTTACACTATTAATTAGTTCCAGTGCAGCTTTCGCTCTATCGAAATTAGAGTTCAAGGGGAAAAAGACGTTTAATAGGATAAATACTCTAGCTTTGATGTTCGTACCAGTTGCTGTAGCTATACCAAGATTTTTGATTATAGTCAATCTAGGAATATTTAACACATATTTGGCACACATAATACCTTTGTTAGCTATGCCTATAGGAATATTTCTGTTGAAGCAGTTTATAGACCAACTTCCAGATGAATTAATTGAAGCAGCGAAAATTGATGGGGCTTCCAAATGGAGAATATATCTTACAATCATTCTTCCATTGATAAAACCGCCTCTTGTAACTGTTGCTATATTGACTTTCCAAACTAGTTGGGGGAACGTTGAGGGTTCTAATATATTTGTTGACCGTGAAGCATTAAGAACATTACCATTTTATATGAACACTTTAGTATCAGGTTCAGGGAATATTGTTGCAGGAGCAGGAATGTCAGCTGTGGCTGCACTCATAATGTTTGTTCCTAACCTAGTATTATTTATTATATTACAGAATAAGGTCATGGATTCCATGGCTCATACGGGGATAAAAAATTGA
- a CDS encoding carbohydrate ABC transporter permease: MKNRSINRRKSKRKLSNIKESPYIFILPYGVLFVILIVLPVLVAIGLSFTYFNTIEMPKFVGFKNYIDLLTGDSVFLQHGISNTLMYSLIVGPIGYLLAFLLAWMLSQVPHRIRTIYTVIIYSPSITGPIMMSVVWKVIFSGDQTGYLNYWLMKLQLINEPIQWLQSPEHLMPIMIFIGLWGSMGVGFLAMLAGLLNIDKTLYEAAYIDGIRNRWQEVFYITIPSMKPQMLFGAVMAIIGTFNASGMAATLSGGTPPPQYAGWMIVDHANDYGFIRYEMGYASAITVVLLIIVVIFNKISYKLFGDN, encoded by the coding sequence ATGAAGAATAGATCCATTAATAGAAGAAAGTCCAAAAGGAAATTGAGTAATATAAAAGAATCACCATATATTTTTATTCTACCTTATGGAGTATTGTTTGTCATATTGATAGTATTGCCCGTATTAGTAGCAATAGGATTATCCTTTACTTATTTCAATACCATAGAAATGCCTAAGTTTGTAGGATTCAAGAATTATATAGATCTGTTAACAGGAGATTCTGTATTTCTACAGCATGGAATATCTAATACACTCATGTATTCCTTGATAGTTGGTCCTATAGGATATCTATTGGCTTTTCTATTGGCTTGGATGCTTTCACAAGTGCCCCATAGGATAAGAACCATATATACGGTTATCATATATTCTCCATCAATAACTGGACCTATTATGATGTCCGTAGTGTGGAAAGTCATATTCAGTGGTGACCAAACAGGATATCTGAACTACTGGTTAATGAAATTGCAGTTAATAAATGAACCAATACAATGGTTACAATCTCCAGAACATCTAATGCCCATTATGATTTTCATCGGATTATGGGGAAGTATGGGTGTTGGATTCCTTGCCATGTTAGCTGGACTTCTGAATATAGATAAGACCTTATATGAAGCGGCTTACATTGATGGTATCCGCAATAGATGGCAAGAAGTATTCTATATCACCATACCATCAATGAAACCTCAAATGCTATTTGGTGCTGTCATGGCTATCATTGGTACTTTCAATGCATCTGGGATGGCTGCCACATTAAGTGGGGGAACACCACCACCACAATATGCTGGGTGGATGATTGTAGACCATGCTAATGACTATGGATTCATTCGTTATGAGATGGGATATGCATCTGCAATAACTGTTGTACTGCTAATAATTGTTGTGATTTTCAATAAGATAAGTTATAAGCTCTTTGGAGATAACTAA